A genomic segment from Roseibium algicola encodes:
- a CDS encoding RNA polymerase factor sigma-32, translated as MSQSEKRQLVRAAMKAPYLTREEELELAIRWRHNRDEKALEKLSLSHMRLVIAVASRFRNFGLSLGDLIQEGHVGLLEAAARFEPEREVRFSTYATWWIRASIQDYILRNWSIVRGGTSSSQKALFFNLRRLRAKLSGNQTPLTDSELHQKIADAIGVKQSDVALMNARLSGPDTSLNAPVTDSEGSSADRQDFLVSDAPLPDEIVTVNIDAERRRRWLSSALEVLSERELKIVRERRLSEEGATLESLGVKLGISKERVRQIESRAMEKLKSALLAAQPDRAAYST; from the coding sequence ATGTCCCAGAGCGAGAAACGTCAACTGGTAAGGGCCGCGATGAAAGCCCCCTACCTCACGCGCGAAGAGGAACTGGAGCTTGCGATCCGCTGGCGACATAACCGGGATGAGAAAGCGCTTGAGAAATTGTCGCTCTCGCACATGCGCCTGGTCATTGCCGTTGCCTCACGCTTCCGCAACTTCGGGCTGTCGCTTGGCGATCTGATCCAGGAGGGCCATGTAGGTCTGCTCGAGGCCGCCGCCCGGTTCGAACCGGAACGGGAAGTGCGCTTTTCCACCTATGCGACGTGGTGGATCCGCGCTTCCATCCAGGACTATATCCTGCGCAACTGGTCGATCGTTCGCGGCGGCACCTCTTCTTCCCAGAAGGCCTTGTTCTTCAACCTTCGGCGCCTGCGCGCCAAGCTCTCCGGCAATCAGACTCCTCTGACCGACAGCGAGCTTCACCAGAAGATCGCCGACGCAATCGGCGTCAAGCAGTCCGATGTCGCCCTCATGAATGCGCGGCTGTCCGGCCCTGATACGTCCCTGAACGCTCCTGTGACCGACAGCGAAGGCTCCAGCGCGGACCGTCAGGACTTCCTTGTGTCCGATGCCCCGTTGCCGGACGAGATCGTGACCGTCAACATCGATGCCGAACGCCGCCGGCGCTGGCTGTCCTCCGCCCTGGAGGTTCTCAGCGAGCGCGAATTGAAGATCGTGCGTGAAAGACGCCTGTCGGAAGAGGGCGCCACGCTGGAATCGCTTGGCGTGAAACTCGGCATTTCCAAGGAACGCGTGCGGCAGATTGAAAGCCGGGCCATGGAAAAACTGAAATCCGCCCTGCTGGCAGCACAGCCGGACAGGGCCGCCTACAGCACCTGA
- a CDS encoding CarD family transcriptional regulator: MATNTKKTAQRQGFKTGEYIVYPAHGVGQITAIEEQNVAGHSLELLVIVFEQDKMTLRVPVAKIASVGMRKLGDPAAVKKALETVRGRPRVKRTMWSRRAQEYEAKINSGDLIAISEVVRDLFRSENQPEQSYSERQLYEAALDRMAREIAAVNKCSETEAVKQIEQNLAKSPSRIKAAEEAAAEDDEDKEEAA; encoded by the coding sequence ATGGCAACGAACACCAAAAAGACCGCGCAGCGCCAAGGTTTCAAGACGGGCGAGTACATTGTTTATCCGGCGCATGGCGTCGGCCAGATTACCGCCATTGAAGAGCAGAACGTTGCAGGTCACTCTTTGGAGTTGCTCGTTATCGTTTTTGAACAGGACAAGATGACCCTTCGTGTCCCGGTGGCAAAGATTGCCTCCGTCGGCATGCGCAAGCTTGGCGACCCTGCGGCCGTCAAGAAGGCTCTCGAGACCGTTCGTGGCCGCCCGCGCGTTAAGCGGACGATGTGGAGCCGCCGCGCTCAGGAATATGAAGCCAAGATCAACTCCGGCGACCTGATCGCGATTTCTGAAGTGGTTCGCGATCTTTTCCGCTCTGAAAACCAGCCGGAACAGTCCTACTCTGAACGCCAGCTCTACGAAGCTGCGCTCGACCGTATGGCCCGCGAAATCGCGGCAGTGAACAAATGTTCCGAAACCGAAGCGGTCAAGCAGATCGAACAGAACCTGGCAAAATCTCCGAGCCGCATCAAAGCCGCTGAGGAAGCTGCAGCGGAAGACGACGAGGACAAGGAAGAAGCCGCTTGA
- the fdxA gene encoding ferredoxin FdxA → MTYVVTDNCIKCKYTDCVEVCPVDCFYEGENFLVINPDECIDCGVCEPECPAEAILPDTEPGLEKWIEVNAEYSEKWPNITEKKEPLPDAEEFDGKENKFEKYFSPNPAS, encoded by the coding sequence ATGACCTACGTCGTCACGGACAATTGCATCAAATGCAAATACACCGACTGTGTTGAAGTCTGCCCGGTGGACTGTTTCTACGAGGGTGAGAATTTCCTCGTCATCAATCCGGACGAATGTATCGACTGCGGCGTCTGCGAGCCGGAATGCCCGGCGGAGGCGATTTTGCCTGACACGGAGCCCGGCCTCGAGAAATGGATCGAGGTCAACGCCGAATACTCTGAGAAGTGGCCGAACATCACTGAGAAAAAAGAACCGTTGCCGGACGCTGAAGAGTTTGACGGCAAGGAAAACAAGTTCGAAAAGTATTTTTCGCCGAATCCTGCGTCCTGA
- a CDS encoding RNA-binding S4 domain-containing protein: MPAPENNAAAGSLRIDKWLWYARVTKSRSLAQKLATSGHVRVNKDKIDSASKTVRTGDVLTIGLDRRILVLKILALGTRRGPYEEARKLYEDLSPPPPPKDAPPPPAPAQREAGAGRPTKRERRKIDAFRGGD; this comes from the coding sequence ATTCCTGCGCCTGAAAACAATGCTGCCGCCGGCAGCCTGCGCATCGACAAGTGGCTCTGGTACGCCAGGGTCACCAAATCCCGCTCTCTTGCCCAGAAGCTGGCGACATCCGGTCATGTCCGGGTGAACAAGGACAAGATCGATTCCGCCAGCAAGACTGTCCGAACCGGCGACGTTCTGACCATCGGCCTGGATCGCCGTATCCTCGTCCTCAAGATCCTTGCCCTGGGCACCAGGCGCGGTCCCTATGAAGAGGCTCGCAAGCTTTACGAGGATCTGTCGCCGCCTCCCCCGCCGAAGGATGCCCCGCCGCCACCTGCGCCTGCACAGCGCGAGGCTGGTGCCGGTCGCCCGACCAAGCGCGAGCGGCGGAAAATCGACGCGTTCCGCGGCGGCGATTGA
- a CDS encoding DEAD/DEAH box helicase: MPRPQTLPLPPSARSRTVTAVLGPTNTGKTHLAIERMLAQPSGLIGLPLRLLAREVYNRVADRAGPEAVALVTGEEKIVPKNPRFWVSTVEAMPLDLKTDFVAIDEVQLAGNLDRGHVFTDRILNVRGQSETLLLGAATARPLLEKLLPGINVVTRPRMSVLEYAGSKKVSRLPARSAIVAFSSDEVYSIAELIRRQRGGAAVVLGSLSPRTRNAQVELFQNGDVDHLVATDAIGMGLNLDVHHIAFAGNRKYDGYQYRQLTASEMGQIAGRAGRHTKDGTFGVTGRVDPLDDDLVEQIESHHFDSLKVLQWRNSALDFSSANALRSSLDMVPREEGLARAPIGDDITALEHLLRDPAISGMAKGGNAVELLWDVCQVPDYRKIAPANHAELLNTIYTHLMQDNAIADDWFSRQLAFADRTDGDIDTLANRIAHIRTWTYVANRPDWLADPAHWQGETRDIEDKLSDALHERLTQRFVDRRTSVLMRRLRENAMLEAEITSSGDVLVEGQHIGNLLGFRFAPDAAAEGPDGKTVRAAAQKALTTEIESRADKLGKSENSDFVLTSEAVIRWRGEPVAKLVAGEEVLTPVVLLLADEHLTGPARDNVQARLDLWVKAQIDTLLKPLVDLKAGEGLEGLARGIAFRIVEGLGILERQEAADEIRQLDQDMRASLRKHGIRFGAYTVFVPALLKPAPSQLLAQLWALKHGSLDMNGMAELPQLSASGRTSIPVDETIDKALYKVVGFRVCGPRAVRVDILERLADLIRPLIAWKPLDAEVSPPEGAVATGGGFTVTVAMTSLLGCAGEDFSAVLKSLGYRSETKEVQRPVAAKPATEAPAEAPVAETAATEADTPAEATATEAPATEETATEETAEAVSAEAASEPATAEAEAVSEPAEAPAEAAASAEGAAVETAETAAVEATPDAQTEGETAAAEITAGEAELETVTIEIWRPGRHDRRPRGRQDQRRGGDNRRGQGQGQGAKGGQGEKRHGKGGPKGEGRGRGGHGGQKGFDGGNRRDKAPRDKPIDPNSPFAALMALKANMDSKDKK; encoded by the coding sequence ATGCCCCGTCCCCAAACCCTGCCGCTGCCGCCGTCTGCCCGGTCCCGCACTGTGACGGCCGTGCTCGGACCGACCAATACCGGCAAGACCCACCTCGCCATTGAACGCATGCTGGCCCAGCCTTCTGGGCTGATAGGGCTGCCGCTGCGCCTGCTCGCGCGTGAAGTCTATAACCGTGTTGCCGACCGCGCAGGTCCGGAAGCGGTGGCGCTGGTCACCGGCGAAGAAAAGATCGTCCCGAAGAACCCGCGGTTCTGGGTCTCGACGGTTGAGGCCATGCCGCTGGACCTGAAGACGGATTTCGTCGCCATCGACGAAGTACAGCTGGCGGGCAACCTCGATCGCGGTCATGTCTTCACCGACCGCATCCTGAATGTTCGCGGTCAATCCGAAACGCTCCTGCTGGGTGCGGCGACCGCACGCCCGCTGCTGGAAAAACTGCTGCCGGGCATCAATGTGGTCACGCGGCCGCGCATGTCCGTGCTGGAATATGCGGGCTCCAAGAAGGTCTCGCGCCTGCCGGCCCGTTCGGCCATCGTCGCCTTCTCGTCAGACGAAGTTTATTCCATTGCAGAGCTCATCCGTCGCCAACGCGGCGGGGCGGCCGTGGTGCTCGGCTCGCTAAGCCCGCGCACGCGCAACGCACAAGTGGAACTGTTCCAGAACGGCGATGTCGATCACTTGGTCGCGACCGACGCCATCGGCATGGGGCTGAACCTCGATGTCCATCACATCGCCTTTGCAGGTAACCGCAAATATGACGGCTACCAGTACCGCCAGCTGACCGCCTCGGAGATGGGGCAGATCGCCGGACGGGCTGGCCGCCACACCAAGGATGGCACCTTTGGCGTGACCGGACGGGTCGATCCGCTGGACGACGACCTGGTCGAACAGATCGAAAGCCACCACTTCGACAGCCTGAAAGTGCTGCAATGGCGCAACAGTGCGCTGGATTTTTCGTCGGCAAACGCCTTGCGCTCAAGCCTCGACATGGTGCCGCGCGAAGAGGGTCTCGCAAGGGCACCCATTGGCGACGACATCACCGCTCTTGAACATTTATTGCGCGATCCCGCAATATCCGGCATGGCAAAGGGCGGAAATGCGGTCGAATTGTTATGGGACGTGTGTCAGGTCCCCGACTATCGTAAGATCGCCCCGGCGAACCACGCAGAGTTGCTCAACACCATTTACACCCACCTGATGCAGGACAATGCGATTGCCGATGACTGGTTCTCGCGTCAATTGGCCTTCGCAGACCGGACAGATGGTGATATCGACACTCTCGCAAACCGGATTGCACATATCCGGACCTGGACCTATGTCGCCAACCGTCCCGACTGGCTGGCCGATCCGGCCCACTGGCAGGGCGAGACGCGCGACATAGAAGACAAACTATCTGACGCCCTTCACGAGCGGCTGACGCAGCGGTTCGTGGATCGGCGTACAAGTGTATTGATGCGACGTTTGAGAGAGAACGCAATGCTGGAAGCGGAAATTACATCGAGCGGCGATGTGCTCGTGGAAGGTCAGCACATCGGGAATCTGCTTGGCTTCCGGTTTGCCCCTGACGCGGCAGCTGAAGGACCGGACGGCAAGACCGTGCGTGCCGCAGCCCAAAAGGCCCTGACCACTGAAATCGAATCCCGTGCGGACAAGCTCGGCAAGTCCGAGAACTCCGATTTCGTGCTGACATCCGAAGCCGTGATCCGCTGGCGCGGGGAACCCGTGGCCAAGCTCGTCGCCGGAGAAGAGGTGCTGACACCGGTCGTGCTGCTGCTGGCCGACGAACATCTGACCGGCCCGGCACGCGACAATGTACAGGCGCGGCTTGATCTGTGGGTCAAGGCACAGATCGACACCCTGCTGAAACCGCTTGTCGACCTGAAGGCCGGCGAAGGCCTGGAAGGTCTTGCCCGCGGCATCGCGTTCCGCATCGTTGAAGGCCTCGGGATCCTGGAACGCCAGGAAGCGGCAGACGAGATCCGCCAGCTCGACCAGGACATGCGCGCCAGCCTGCGCAAGCACGGCATCCGCTTTGGTGCCTACACCGTGTTCGTGCCCGCCCTGCTGAAGCCTGCGCCGAGCCAGCTGCTGGCACAGCTCTGGGCCTTGAAGCACGGCTCGCTGGACATGAACGGCATGGCCGAACTGCCACAGCTGTCTGCATCCGGCCGCACGTCCATCCCGGTTGATGAAACCATCGACAAGGCGCTTTACAAGGTTGTCGGTTTCCGCGTCTGTGGCCCGCGTGCTGTTCGCGTCGACATTCTGGAACGTCTGGCTGACCTGATCCGTCCGCTGATCGCCTGGAAGCCGCTTGATGCGGAAGTCAGCCCGCCGGAAGGCGCGGTCGCAACCGGAGGCGGCTTCACCGTCACCGTTGCCATGACATCGCTGCTCGGCTGTGCCGGCGAGGACTTCTCCGCCGTGCTGAAATCCCTCGGCTACCGGTCCGAGACCAAGGAAGTGCAGCGCCCTGTTGCGGCCAAACCGGCAACGGAAGCACCGGCAGAGGCGCCGGTGGCGGAAACTGCTGCGACCGAAGCGGACACTCCCGCCGAAGCAACCGCAACGGAAGCACCGGCTACGGAAGAGACGGCTACGGAAGAGACGGCCGAAGCCGTGTCCGCCGAAGCCGCTTCTGAACCGGCCACTGCCGAAGCTGAAGCGGTGTCCGAACCGGCGGAAGCCCCCGCCGAAGCTGCAGCATCAGCCGAAGGCGCAGCCGTTGAAACCGCTGAAACCGCCGCCGTGGAAGCAACGCCGGATGCACAGACGGAAGGCGAAACCGCTGCTGCTGAGATCACTGCTGGTGAAGCCGAACTGGAAACGGTGACCATCGAGATCTGGCGTCCGGGCCGGCACGACCGCCGTCCACGCGGCCGTCAGGACCAGCGCCGTGGCGGCGACAACCGCCGGGGCCAGGGCCAAGGTCAGGGTGCCAAAGGTGGTCAGGGCGAGAAGCGTCACGGCAAGGGCGGACCGAAAGGCGAAGGCCGCGGCCGTGGTGGTCATGGCGGCCAGAAGGGCTTTGACGGCGGCAACCGTCGCGACAAGGCCCCAAGGGACAAGCCGATCGATCCGAACTCGCCCTTCGCGGCCCTGATGGCCTTGAAGGCGAATATGGACAGCAAGGACAAGAAGTAA
- the pyc gene encoding pyruvate carboxylase has protein sequence MAITKILVANRSEIAIRVFRAANELGMKTVAIYAEQDKLALHRFKSDEAYQVGKGLGPIEAYLSIDEIIRVAKLSGADAIHPGYGLLSESPEFVDACEQAGITFIGPKSETMRRLGNKVAARNLAIEAGVPVMPATDPLPDDMDEIKRQAAEIGYPVMLKASWGGGGRGMRVIPDEATLAKEVLAAKREAMAAFGKDEIYLEKLVQRARHVEVQILGDGENVVHLFERDCSIQRRHQKVVERAPAPYLSAEKRAELCEYGLKIGRAVNYRGAGTVEFLMDADTGAIYFIEVNPRVQVEHTVTEEVTGIDIVQAQIKICEGEKIGTPESGVPSQDKIRLNGHALQCRITTEDPEQNFIPDYGRITAYRGATGFGIRLDGGTAYSGAVITRFYDPLLEKVTAWAPTAEDARKRMDRALREFRIRGVATNLVFLENIISHADFKANNYTTRFIDETPALFEQTKRQDRATKLLTYIADVSVNGHPETKSRARPPKDVAAPVIPNFGDAKPSGTRQLLDELGPKGFADWMKDQKRTLVTDTTMRDAHQSLLATRMRTHDIVNIADAYAAGLPSLFSLECWGGATFDVAMRFLTESPWERLHKIREKAPNILLQMLLRGSNGVGYTNYPDNVVKYFVAEAAENGIDLFRVFDCLNWVENMRVSMDAVQEAGKLCEGVLCYTGDMLDSARPKYDLKYYVGLAKELEAAGAHILGLKDMAGLLKPEAAKVLIRTLKQEVGLPIHFHTHDTSGIAAATVLAAVEAGADAVDAAMDALSGLTSQPCLGSIVEALRGSDRDTGLDAKTIRQISFYWEAVRTQYRAFESDLRFGASEVYLHEMPGGQFTNLKEQARSLGLETRWHEVAQAYADVNMMFGDIVKVTPSSKVVGDMALMMVSQGLSVAEVEDPAKDVAFPDSVVKMLHGDLGQSPGGWPEALQKKVLKGETPITVRPGSLLKDADLDAERKTVSDKTGHGISNTELASYLMYPKVFTDFDKAQQQYGPTSVLPTPVYFYGLEPGDEISVDLEAGKTLVIRCQAIGETDEKGEKKVFFELNGQPRNVKVPDRAHGATGAAAMRKAEDGNAAHVGAPMPGVISTVAITAGQDVTAGDVLVSIEAMKMETALHAERDGKVKEVLVSPGSQIDAKDLLVVFES, from the coding sequence TTGGCGATAACAAAAATTCTCGTTGCTAACCGATCTGAAATCGCGATCCGGGTGTTCCGTGCCGCCAACGAGCTGGGCATGAAGACCGTTGCGATCTATGCCGAGCAGGACAAACTGGCATTGCACCGGTTCAAGTCCGACGAAGCGTATCAGGTCGGCAAGGGGCTCGGGCCGATCGAGGCGTACCTCTCCATCGACGAGATTATCCGCGTTGCCAAACTCTCCGGTGCAGACGCCATTCACCCCGGTTACGGCCTTCTGTCCGAAAGCCCGGAATTCGTGGATGCCTGCGAACAAGCCGGCATCACCTTCATTGGACCGAAGTCCGAAACCATGCGCCGCCTGGGCAACAAGGTGGCCGCGCGCAATCTGGCCATCGAGGCGGGTGTGCCGGTGATGCCGGCAACGGATCCGCTGCCGGACGACATGGACGAAATCAAGCGCCAGGCCGCCGAGATCGGCTACCCGGTCATGCTGAAGGCCTCCTGGGGCGGTGGTGGCCGCGGCATGCGCGTCATTCCGGACGAAGCGACCCTGGCCAAAGAAGTTCTGGCGGCCAAGCGCGAAGCCATGGCGGCATTCGGCAAGGACGAGATCTATCTGGAGAAACTGGTCCAGCGGGCGCGCCACGTTGAAGTTCAGATCCTGGGCGACGGCGAGAACGTGGTTCATCTGTTCGAGCGCGACTGTTCCATCCAGCGCCGCCACCAGAAGGTGGTCGAGCGCGCTCCGGCGCCGTATCTTTCGGCCGAAAAGCGGGCCGAGCTCTGTGAATATGGTCTGAAGATCGGCCGGGCCGTGAATTACCGCGGCGCCGGCACGGTCGAGTTCCTGATGGATGCCGACACCGGTGCCATCTACTTCATTGAAGTGAACCCGCGCGTCCAGGTGGAACACACGGTGACGGAAGAGGTCACCGGCATCGACATCGTCCAGGCACAGATCAAGATCTGCGAAGGCGAGAAGATCGGCACGCCGGAAAGCGGCGTTCCCTCCCAGGACAAGATCCGTCTCAACGGCCATGCCCTGCAGTGCCGCATCACGACGGAAGATCCGGAGCAGAACTTCATTCCGGATTACGGGCGCATCACCGCCTATCGCGGGGCGACGGGCTTCGGCATCCGTCTGGACGGCGGCACGGCGTATTCCGGTGCGGTCATCACCCGTTTCTACGATCCGCTTCTTGAAAAGGTCACGGCCTGGGCCCCGACGGCGGAAGACGCCCGCAAGCGCATGGACCGCGCCCTGCGCGAATTCCGTATCCGCGGTGTGGCGACAAACCTGGTGTTCCTGGAGAACATCATCAGCCATGCCGACTTCAAGGCCAACAACTACACGACCCGGTTCATCGACGAGACGCCGGCCCTGTTCGAGCAGACCAAGCGTCAGGACCGCGCAACCAAGCTCCTGACCTATATCGCCGACGTTTCGGTGAACGGTCATCCGGAAACCAAGAGCCGCGCACGTCCGCCGAAGGATGTGGCCGCGCCCGTCATCCCGAACTTCGGCGATGCCAAGCCCTCCGGCACACGCCAGTTGCTGGACGAATTGGGTCCGAAGGGTTTTGCCGACTGGATGAAGGACCAGAAGCGGACGCTGGTGACCGACACGACCATGCGCGATGCGCACCAGTCGTTGCTGGCAACCCGCATGCGGACCCACGATATCGTCAACATCGCGGATGCCTATGCAGCCGGTCTGCCGAGCCTGTTCTCGCTGGAATGCTGGGGTGGCGCGACCTTCGACGTTGCCATGCGTTTCCTGACCGAAAGCCCGTGGGAACGCCTGCACAAGATCCGCGAAAAGGCGCCGAATATCCTGTTGCAGATGCTGCTGCGCGGCTCCAACGGTGTCGGTTACACCAACTATCCGGACAATGTGGTCAAGTATTTCGTGGCGGAAGCCGCTGAAAACGGCATTGACCTCTTCCGCGTGTTCGACTGCCTCAACTGGGTGGAGAACATGCGTGTTTCCATGGACGCGGTCCAGGAAGCAGGCAAGCTGTGCGAAGGCGTGCTCTGCTATACCGGCGACATGCTGGACAGTGCCCGGCCGAAATACGACCTGAAATACTATGTCGGCCTTGCCAAGGAACTGGAAGCAGCCGGCGCACACATCCTGGGTCTCAAGGACATGGCCGGCCTGTTGAAGCCGGAAGCAGCCAAGGTCCTGATCCGGACGCTGAAACAGGAAGTCGGCCTGCCGATCCATTTCCACACGCACGACACTTCCGGCATCGCCGCGGCCACTGTTCTGGCAGCGGTCGAAGCGGGCGCCGACGCGGTGGACGCAGCCATGGACGCGCTGTCCGGCCTGACCTCCCAGCCGTGCCTTGGCTCCATCGTGGAAGCCCTGCGCGGTTCCGACCGTGATACCGGCCTCGACGCCAAGACGATCCGCCAGATCTCGTTCTACTGGGAAGCGGTGCGGACCCAATATCGTGCCTTCGAAAGCGACCTGCGCTTCGGGGCATCGGAAGTCTACCTGCACGAAATGCCGGGCGGCCAGTTCACCAACCTCAAGGAACAGGCCCGTTCGCTTGGCCTGGAAACCCGCTGGCACGAAGTGGCGCAGGCCTATGCCGACGTCAACATGATGTTTGGTGACATCGTCAAGGTGACCCCGTCTTCCAAGGTCGTCGGCGACATGGCGCTGATGATGGTCAGCCAGGGGCTGAGCGTTGCGGAGGTCGAGGATCCGGCGAAGGACGTCGCGTTCCCCGACAGCGTCGTCAAGATGCTGCACGGTGACCTCGGCCAGTCTCCGGGTGGATGGCCGGAAGCGCTTCAGAAGAAGGTTCTGAAGGGCGAAACCCCGATCACCGTGCGGCCGGGGTCGCTCCTGAAGGATGCTGATCTGGATGCGGAGCGAAAGACTGTTTCCGACAAGACCGGCCACGGCATCAGCAACACCGAGCTTGCCTCCTATCTGATGTACCCGAAGGTGTTCACCGACTTCGACAAGGCCCAGCAGCAATATGGTCCGACGTCCGTCCTGCCGACCCCGGTCTATTTCTACGGCCTGGAACCGGGTGACGAGATCTCCGTCGATCTGGAAGCCGGCAAGACGCTGGTGATCCGCTGCCAGGCGATCGGCGAGACCGACGAGAAGGGCGAGAAGAAGGTCTTCTTCGAGCTCAACGGCCAGCCGCGCAACGTCAAGGTTCCGGACCGCGCCCATGGCGCCACCGGAGCTGCCGCAATGCGCAAGGCCGAGGACGGCAACGCGGCGCATGTCGGAGCACCGATGCCGGGCGTCATTTCCACGGTGGCGATCACCGCCGGTCAGGATGTCACCGCCGGTGATGTGCTGGTCTCCATCGAAGCCATGAAAATGGAAACCGCACTCCACGCCGAACGCGACGGCAAGGTCAAGGAAGTCCTGGTCTCACCAGGTTCGCAGATCGACGCCAAGGACCTTCTGGTGGTCTTCGAAAGCTAA
- a CDS encoding DUF1697 domain-containing protein, giving the protein MTVFVALLRAVNVGGTGKLPMADLRSMAEDIGLQAVATYIQSGNLVFTSDLEAEDVLCRLTEVLTAYFGKTPGVMLRTIPELETLCAQMPFPDAPPNRVLVNFLPEAAPSDALEAMVAPDGEEAVVLGREIVVRYPDGSGPSKLKFPALKPGTARNLNTVRKLLEMARERG; this is encoded by the coding sequence ATGACTGTCTTTGTCGCCCTGCTCCGCGCCGTGAATGTCGGCGGAACCGGAAAGCTGCCGATGGCGGATCTTCGGTCCATGGCTGAGGACATCGGCCTTCAAGCTGTTGCCACCTATATACAGAGCGGAAATCTTGTCTTCACGTCAGATCTGGAAGCCGAGGACGTTCTGTGCCGACTCACCGAAGTCCTCACGGCTTATTTCGGCAAGACGCCGGGCGTCATGCTTCGGACCATCCCGGAACTCGAAACTCTTTGCGCGCAAATGCCGTTTCCGGACGCCCCGCCAAACCGCGTACTGGTGAACTTTCTGCCGGAGGCTGCTCCCTCCGATGCCCTCGAGGCGATGGTAGCACCCGATGGCGAAGAGGCCGTCGTCCTTGGACGTGAAATCGTCGTCCGTTACCCTGACGGCTCTGGTCCCTCCAAATTGAAGTTCCCGGCCCTGAAACCCGGCACCGCCAGAAACCTCAACACTGTCCGCAAGCTGCTGGAAATGGCCCGGGAACGAGGCTGA
- a CDS encoding glutamine amidotransferase — MLFQSDPVKNRPKVLIVLHQEHSSPGRVGLELVKRGFALDIRKPRFGDLLPDTMENHAGAVIFGGPMSTNDPDAFIQKEIDWIGVPLAEEKPFLGICLGAQMMVKHMGGTVTGHHESLVEIGYYPLQPTEAGKSLMDWPKKVYQWHREGFDLPRGADLLASGPTYPNQAIRVGSCGYGIQFHPELTHQMMVRWTTKGAPRMELPGAQQRRDHFAGRFVYDPAVRKWLDRFLDLWIGTAAAPVCHGMLKAAE; from the coding sequence ATGCTTTTTCAGTCCGATCCCGTGAAGAACCGACCGAAAGTCCTGATTGTCCTGCATCAGGAGCATTCCTCGCCCGGACGAGTGGGCCTTGAGCTTGTAAAGCGCGGCTTCGCGCTGGACATCCGCAAGCCTCGGTTCGGCGACCTTCTCCCTGACACCATGGAAAACCATGCCGGCGCCGTCATTTTCGGCGGCCCGATGAGCACCAACGATCCCGATGCCTTCATTCAAAAGGAAATCGACTGGATCGGTGTTCCGCTTGCCGAGGAAAAACCCTTTCTCGGCATCTGCCTTGGTGCGCAGATGATGGTCAAGCATATGGGCGGCACAGTTACGGGCCATCATGAGAGCCTGGTTGAGATCGGCTATTATCCGCTGCAGCCGACCGAGGCAGGCAAATCCCTGATGGACTGGCCGAAAAAGGTCTATCAATGGCATCGGGAAGGGTTCGACCTGCCCCGCGGCGCCGATCTGCTGGCCTCCGGACCGACTTATCCGAACCAGGCGATCCGCGTCGGGTCTTGCGGCTACGGCATCCAGTTTCACCCGGAACTGACCCACCAGATGATGGTCCGCTGGACGACCAAGGGTGCCCCGCGCATGGAGCTGCCCGGCGCCCAGCAACGCCGCGACCATTTTGCCGGACGCTTCGTTTACGATCCCGCTGTTCGGAAATGGCTCGACCGTTTTCTGGACCTCTGGATCGGCACGGCCGCCGCCCCGGTTTGCCACGGCATGCTGAAGGCAGCGGAATAA
- a CDS encoding TerB family tellurite resistance protein, whose translation MLNALKSFVRELTFGDSGEKTFAEDDKRLAAAALLFHLIDIDGVIEESESSKLREILRKHYDLTDKETTELIAAAKQRDEEAVDLYGFTSVLKRTTDEEERLAIVEMMWEIVYADGHVHEFEDNTIWRVAELLGVSTRDRMTLRHKVAQTAPETDELD comes from the coding sequence ATGCTCAATGCGCTGAAAAGTTTTGTTCGGGAGCTGACCTTTGGTGACAGCGGAGAAAAGACCTTCGCCGAAGACGACAAGCGCCTGGCTGCGGCGGCTCTCTTGTTTCACCTGATCGATATCGACGGTGTGATCGAGGAAAGCGAAAGCTCGAAGCTGCGGGAAATCCTGCGCAAGCACTATGACCTGACGGACAAGGAAACCACCGAACTGATCGCCGCCGCCAAGCAGCGCGACGAGGAAGCGGTCGATCTGTACGGCTTCACATCGGTGCTGAAGCGCACAACCGACGAGGAAGAGCGCCTCGCGATCGTCGAGATGATGTGGGAAATCGTCTATGCCGACGGCCACGTGCACGAGTTCGAGGACAACACAATCTGGCGGGTTGCCGAACTTCTCGGGGTCTCCACACGCGATCGCATGACCCTGCGCCACAAGGTTGCCCAGACTGCCCCGGAGACCGACGAACTGGACTGA